The Cardinium endosymbiont cEper1 of Encarsia pergandiella nucleotide sequence GGCATGCCTCAGGCAAACTGTTTTATGTACGGGCAGTAGGGATTTCCACATTAGTGGTAGAATGGGCTTTTCACTCTCCTAAAGTGATTTATGCTTCCTTGCTCTATGACCTGGTACGCCATACCTGTTTGCCTCTTTCTTACATAAAGGAACATTATAATTTAGGAATTTATGCTTTTGTATGGAATATAGTCAATACAGACAAACGACAAGAACTAGATCATCCTTCGTTGCTTTATGTACAGAACCGCTTGAAAGAAGCGATCAAGGAAGAACATGTACAGCTTTCGGTTCTATTTATCAAACTAGCCGAACGGCTCTATGATTTGCGCCATGCAGCTGGCTATGTGCATCTACCAGAGGTACACCATATGGCACAAGAAACACTAGCCATAGATATACAACTAGCTAATAAATACTTAAACCCAGAGATAGGCGCAGCCTTAGAAGAAGCCGCCAAAGCTGCACTAGCCATTTGTGCCGATAACCCATCGGATCAAGACCACCATACAGTTGGTTAGTAGTTTACACGCCTCCTTATACTACCTTACTTCGTATAAAGCTGCGTTAGCAAATCAACTGTTTTTTTAACTTCTGCAAAGGTAGTATTTTTACTAAAAGAGAAACGTATCGCATGGTTGGTTTCTTTTTGCAAAGCAGCTATAACCGCCGAACCTATATGGCTACCACTTGTACAGGCACTGCCTGTAGAAGCAGCTATACCATGAATATCTAAATGGTAGACAACCATATCGCGCCCATCTGAGTCAGGCAATGAAATATTTAATAGATTGGGACTGCTTTGGGTTAAGCTTGCACTCTGTCCATTAAAGGTTACATCGGGCATATGTGTTTTCAATAACTCGATCATATACTGCTTAATGGCTAACAAGTGTGCTACCACTTTTGTTTTATGCTCAAAAGCCATTTCCAATGCTTTGGCCATGCCAACAATATAGGCGACATTTTCAGTCCCTCCGCGCATATTTAACTCTTGCCCCCCTCCCGTAATCAGTGGTGCAACCGATACCTTAGCATCTATATAGACAAAGCCAATCCCTTTGGGTCCATGTATTTTATGGGCAGAACCAAGGGCAAGATGACAAGACTGAAAGTCAGCAAGGCCACAATAGATACTTTGAATGGTATCAGAATGAAAATAAGCACCATATGCTTTACAAAGCGCTCCGATGGCTACCGCATTGGTTATATTCCCTATTTCATGATTGACCTGCATAAAACTCACCAAAGCATGGGGATGGCCTTTTAACCATTCCGCTACTTCATCCAACATAAAGCCCCCCTCTTGGTCAACCTGGACATAGGATAAGGTAATCTTACCCTGTCTGGCCAAGGTTTCTAGAGGCATCCGAACTGAAAGATGCTCCAAGGGAGAAGTCAACACATGGGCTATTTGCATCGCCTCTATAACACCTCTTAACAACATATTGTTTCCCTCTGTACCACCAGAGGTAAAGAAGATTTCAGAAGGCGCCACATCCAATAAGGTCGCTATTTTTTTTCTAGCTTTTTCAAGCGCTGCTTTCGCACGGCAACCATAACGATGCACAGAAGCAGGATTGCCACAAAAATGGGCCATATAAGGAAGCATACTATCCAATACGGCTGAATCTAATGGCGTAGTAGCAGCATGATCTAAGTAGATATCCATAATAAAGTCTATAAGCCAGATGGGTCAACCAATGGTACTTTTTATCTTTGGGCAATGATGTCATTGCCCTTCCATACATCCCGTATAGTGCAACATCTGACTGGCCAATCTTTTGATATCTTCTACCGGAGTAGTCCGATTTACTTGGACCATTACTTCAAAGAAATTTCTGGACGTAGGATCAAAATGACCCACACGGCATTTGGCATGATGTTGGACTAAAATAGATGCCAATACTGGATGGATCGTCAAATCTAAATAAAACAAATAATCAAAAGAAGTTTTTATAAACTTTTGTATGCGGTCACTTTTTGCCTTCCCTAAAATAGTAATGGCACCATGGTCAAAAGCATAGCGCAAATGACTACTGGTATGGATACGATCTTTCTTTGTAGTGTAACAAAGCACACCAACTTGCTTATCCAAATTTTTTAAATCTCGAATAAAACGTTGTACCACCTCATGCTTGGCAGGACTTTCATAACTATAGAGTACACCTATAGTGGTTGCTTTGTTCAAGCCTACATTGCTGCGTGCCACCGTCTTATTTTTTGAGGCCAAGCGGGTTACAACGCCTAAAATAAAAAGCTTTGTACTTAAGTATAAACGGATCATGCCATCATCTTTATAAGCTCATCTTC carries:
- a CDS encoding DUF6913 domain-containing protein; amino-acid sequence: MIRLYLSTKLFILGVVTRLASKNKTVARSNVGLNKATTIGVLYSYESPAKHEVVQRFIRDLKNLDKQVGVLCYTTKKDRIHTSSHLRYAFDHGAITILGKAKSDRIQKFIKTSFDYLFYLDLTIHPVLASILVQHHAKCRVGHFDPTSRNFFEVMVQVNRTTPVEDIKRLASQMLHYTGCMEGQ
- a CDS encoding cysteine desulfurase family protein; protein product: MDIYLDHAATTPLDSAVLDSMLPYMAHFCGNPASVHRYGCRAKAALEKARKKIATLLDVAPSEIFFTSGGTEGNNMLLRGVIEAMQIAHVLTSPLEHLSVRMPLETLARQGKITLSYVQVDQEGGFMLDEVAEWLKGHPHALVSFMQVNHEIGNITNAVAIGALCKAYGAYFHSDTIQSIYCGLADFQSCHLALGSAHKIHGPKGIGFVYIDAKVSVAPLITGGGQELNMRGGTENVAYIVGMAKALEMAFEHKTKVVAHLLAIKQYMIELLKTHMPDVTFNGQSASLTQSSPNLLNISLPDSDGRDMVVYHLDIHGIAASTGSACTSGSHIGSAVIAALQKETNHAIRFSFSKNTTFAEVKKTVDLLTQLYTK